The nucleotide sequence TGTTTTTAAGAAAAGCATCACTAGTCTTACCGAGgaattaaatatatgtatatcgTCCCTCCGTACACATTAGTCATCAGAATGTTCTATATGCACTAAAGTCCTCGACCAACTTTGAAACTGTTCAATAAATTCGTATTGCAGTAGTGGACAAAACTAGTCGGAGTAGAAGCGTAGGAATGTTGAAATAAGGATGGAGTTATATTGGGATAGGCGTAGAATTAAGCATTATATAAGAAAAGTAGTGCCATTGAGAAGCCAGTGAAAAAGATTTCACTGCGGCTATCCGATTTCACTACATGTACGTTATAATAATGAATATTTACGAAATTGAAATGATGCTAATACACGATTGccgtactttgatttttttttgtgggattcgcgttgcttattctttagttttctatgttgtgtcatgtctgCTATTGttggtctggtttttttttcatttttagccatggcgttgtcagtttattttcgatttatgagtttgactgtccctctggtatatttcgtccctcttttgtacgTCCTTAGTACGTTCTTAGTTTGAACTTACAACGGGATTTCTACGTCCGTCCTTTCCACGTTATTTGCAGGAaatcattttgttgattttttgaaACGATGCACTAAGTTCGACCTGTAGTTTAACCATTGACACACATGTGCTAATGAAGGGCACAGTAACAACGTAGTTGAGTCGTGGCTCGATAGTTTTGAGATCGTGTAGGATACGGCAAGACATTTTAGACGTAGCAACAGCGTGATACGATCGTAACTAAAATATGGTACAATTGTAGCGGATTCGTAGCAGGCTATTAATAGTAGTATTTCAAAGACTTACTATAAACGCGAAAACTACATAGTATTTACTTAACTAGTGAATTTTCACGCCGTCTATACCACGATCTAATCGCAATCTTTTTTATAATCTGAATTGCGACCTTCATGGTGTTTATCTTCTGTGATTGGTGAAGGGGATCTATATATTTGCTATTCAACGTAAGCCAATGatccatgttgaagactgtactttgaactgtaatggtttacttttacaaattgtgacatggatggagagttgtctcattgtcactcatactacatcttcttatattcattTGAATCATAGTTAACACATGTTCAATAAAAGTGACCATCTATTTGTTATGTCGGTTCCATAACTACACTGGATAATTTCTTCAATAAGCAATTCTCAAGAATACATTGTAAATACCTTTTTTACAGATGATATTCCCTGATGATCACCTCTACTTATTTTTGTATTGATAATTTCTAGAGCAATTTCTAATTTCAACAGAAAAGGTAACCAAAGACGCGTTTGTCAAATACTGTTATATAAGGACTATTTTGGTTGACCGAAAAACATTTAATGAGCTATATTGAATTGATAATTCACGTAAAAAAGTTTTTTGGTCAATCATATATCATTAGGGATTCGACAATAAGAAATAAATTATAGATTATCACCAAGGTCTACCGAAGAGACAATTAAGTCAAAAGTGTTCTTTTTAAAAGAGAACCAAACATACATAATTGGTTAATAGCTTTTCAGAAAACTATAAATTTGGCACAATGACATATATAATCcagataaatacatttatttacatttaatttctTGCCATATAACATCTATGTAAGTTTTGCGATACATTATCGTATCCGACTTAACATGATGAAAAGAAATGAAAGTGGTGAGCTGCATTTGATTTTGCGATGTCACAGTTACCCTAATTGTTAACCAGTCATTGCTATCACCGGTTTAATACACATATTTGCATCgtagttaaaaaaaacttcttaaaTCTGACACATAGAAAGCATATTCAACACAGCGAAAAGCTTATTCCTCGTCAATTTGGTACACCATACTCAGCACTACGATACTGGCATGAACAGACGGATATCATGTTATCAAAATTTGCTATATACAAATCATGAAATTATCTTACATTAAGGAATATATCTCATTCATGCAAAACTCCGATTCTTTACCCGGTCTAAGCTATAACTTTACTAATTGAAAATTTtgggtttttcttatttttttgatacattttcaaTTGGCAAATCTGTCTTCCTAGATCCTAACTGACAAGAcgtttattgtcgaaatgcgtattTAGACTAGATTATTTGGTATCGTTAATTCAAATCCGCACTCAGAAGGCATTTTCTTCTAATTAATATCATTGGTACTAGAAGCCAACTATTCAAAGCAAAAGTTTCATGCAATAAACAAAAGATAGCGTGATACGGAAACCAGGATTCCAAGAATGATCATGAACATTTCTCAAAATGAACCAACAGTATTTAAATAAATGACCATGTTGATCTTCTTACATGTATTTTTCGAGAACTAAACCCCCTAGGAGTAATTACAAGCAGTCGtcatgtatactagtataatTACATTGTATATTCAGTAAATTATACCCCACTTGGTTTATGTGCTTATTTGAAAGCAAGAAAAACAGATAAAAGACTTGTTTGATCAAATTAACGAACATTGTTAgtatatttacagttttattgttataaaaaatcCATACCCGTTCGATTATCTCAATAAACATGATGATTTATGTATGGAATATACATATAATATGAGATTGatgtttattttcgatatatttgATTTTAGTGTTTTCGTGATCAGTGACATGAAAATTCCCATTTGTCACATAAAAATCCCTTTAAATCCAATAAAAGTCTTAATGAATTACCATAGTTATATATCACTAACCTATTCGGGAAAGGAAATCCTTTGTTTTCTAccattaaaataaagaataaaagtaaaatcattaaACTTCTAAAAGATCTCATCATGATATATCTTTTGAAGATTATGACAAGCTTTTCATCCCATATGACTAGCAGATGACTAGTATAAATTTAAAGACATAAACAATCTAATTTAACAtataatctaattttttttttcaagatttttaaacTAAAGTATAACATTTTAGACGAGATCCTTATTACGGAAGATTACAAGATCTGGTCTAGAGGAAATCTGTCATATTGCCGTGTCCCACCAGTTTGATAGCCATTGTAACTAACTGCCGTGTATAGATAAAGATTATTAAATCAGTTTACAGGCCATAAATCAAATTCCAAACCACTTGTTCACGAGGCTAGAACGCGACCTTTAGACAAATGCATTTTGTTACGGCTAAACGGTATAATGGTATTAAACGTGAAAAAATCTAACATAGTTTTGTAGAACATAATTTGATAATAACATATTTAGGGTACCCATAACTTATAGACGCTGTTATCAACATGGGAATTCAATTTACGTCATAACATCATCagagttttttttgtgtttatgtttTAGATGAAAAAATTTGCCGAGCATATCAATGGATCCTTTCAATAAAGAGTCTCTTCGTGAGGAGGTCACCTTTGGTTTTTCAATGTCTGGATTTAGTCGTAATTTAATCTGTTTAAGTATTCCAACAAGTAATTCATCCACTTTTACATTCAATGTTGCAGACGTTTCTATGTATTTACAattatattttgttgatatttttctgGCAtctgaaatacaaatatgacacacttattttgaaatatatgttcatgtatttgtattttgatgatacatagatattttgaatagtgTGCATGTGTCGTCTGTTATTTCCTTAaaaatatcgtttttttttattaaataaggtAGTTATACGTTTACTCCTATATCAATGCAAGAGTATTATAAAATATCTTAACTCGTCAGAACTAGTTAGATGAACACTTGAATGTTAAGATAACGTATATATCTGCAGTGCCTCTTGCTGATTTAGCAACACTGTTAATTGCGTGTGATATTATTTGCGACAAATAAATATTTCACAAATGAAACTAACCTTCATGACTAATTTGTCTTTTTCTAACGAGGTCTACTTTATTTGCAACAATAATTATTGGTCTATCACTGTCCATGTCATTGCGGATATATTGTATATACTGAACAGCAACTTCAAACGTTGATTTGTCATGGACAGAAAACACAACAATGTAAGCGTCGATCTGTTGTTCCTCCGCCTGTCATTAGAAAGTAAAACAAATTatgatgtaattaaaaaaaaaaccaacctaatgtgaatttaaaaatatttttgcttgtcatattaaattttaaaactattttacaaTACTATATACTAGCCTCAAAATATTAAAACTAATATTTGTGTTCCTTTGTTTTTACACCATCATGATCGTACCCATTAAACTAGAGGCAAAATATATCTATGGGATAGTCTCGTAAGTTTGAAATAACCAGACATTACCATGGCtaaaaaccaataacaacaaaaacCCAACGAAAACACAAACAACCTGCTACTGTTAATTCACACCAGTTAACACAAATCAGCTATACATGATTGCAAGTCCTTAAAAACGCATTAACAATCGGAGCGTCAAAATAGATCTTCTGTATACGATAGTAATGCAAATAGTTTTAAATGACATTCACGATCGAAAACAGAGATCCTCTTGAATCAAACGTAGTACTGTAATAATCGCTATATCGGAGAAAGAGTCCGAATAATACAAAATGATTACAAACCTATCGTTTTTCTTAGATTCTTTTATACTTTTCGCTTCAGAAATCGTTTGCGTATCGAAATCTAAATTTTCAAGTGTCTCGAGTTCAATTAGTAATGTTTGTTTGTACAAACCGATTAgtatttatctttatttgttCTCTTTAACATTACTATAAAAGCAAACATTTATGTATTGTAGCATTGATTTGCACTTCTTTGATTCTGCAGCAATTATAatggaaaacatttaaaaatacgCAGGTAAAACATCTCTAATGACTCATCCCTATTTGTAATTTTCTCAATGAATTCACAATTAATGATTTTCTTAATTATACTATTTGAAATCATTACAATGCTATTATTCAACAAATTAAACCATGAATAATTTATTGACATATTCTTCCTatcatataaacaaacaaaaaaagcaacACACAGGTAATTCTCAAAGATACACTTTCATTactctaaattatatgaaataaatgttAACATACTATAGGAGGGAGTATAAAGGAGATTGAATGTTGAGATAGTATCACGAAATAAAAAAGAACCTGCAGAAAGAAATGGTTCAAAGAATCTTTTATCCTAATATTTTTACCCGAGAAAGTAAACAGTTTTTATTCTACACGTGGTACTAGTAAACAGTCTAACTACTCATTATCCATCCTGTAAACCTTGAAGCATATCCATAAACAGACGATACAGACAAAAATTGACATTTCTTACTACCAACAGAAatctttggagaaaaaaaaaatcaattgaaactAATCATAGCTAAAGCTTGGAGGGATTAAGTAATGAGTATGTGATTGAAttctatttttttctctctctttcaTTTTCCCCTATTGTTTTCTACACAGTCATAAAATTAGTCGATAGATTGAATAGATATCTCACCTTGTCCTCTGAGAAATCTACAAATTCTAAGGTAGATTCTTCGTTGTCTATTACGACTGTTAACAGATTGTCTTCAACATCTCCTAAAAGATACATTTTAACATGATTCAAAGATCAGACTGTTACTTGAATAGCAACAACGTTTATAATCGGTCggtacatttttttaactataaaaacAAGTGGTAATGCATCATGTACATACACAACTAAAACTATGCCCAAGCAtgttaaacaataaaattgacctctattttacatatacatgttCGGGGCAACACTGTTTTAGGTCCTTGAACGATTCAATAATGATGTATCCTACGACAAATAAGTGCTAACGGACAGACGTTAAGACAGATTAATCATTAGAGGACACGAAGATATCTTTGTTAAGCTCACCTGGTCTTTGGGGCCAGTGTGAGCATTTTCCAACATTTGTCCGTCGTCCTTTCAAACTACAAGACGAAATATAACAAAACTTTGCCATAATCATCAATAGAGACACTTGTTTCAGAAATGTGTCCATTTGTTTTGCATTGCTGACTATTATTCTGAAGAATATGATAGTATAAGTGAACGAAAAATTATCATCATCCGGATAAGGTctacaatatcatgaatatgctcAACATGACTGAATGTGTCAGTGAACTATATGAAGCTGTATTCCCGTCTAATGATAATTTCTACAAAAAAGCTACCATTGTTGAAAACGTAAGTAAAAGACACAGACTCTTTAGAACCTCTAGTTACCATAGTGGAACTCAAAGGGTAAGGACACAATTAttggacttttaatttttgtTCCAAGTGAGCCTTTTAAACAAATATACCTATCATATAACTCACTAAAGAACGTACACAGACTTCAAAAAAGTACAACGCATTTTAATACCGGATGACAAAAGAACTTTCCAAAGACACTTGGATAATAATTTCGAATGCAAGACTtgtatttcgtctacaaaagactcgtagGTTGCGCTCAATCTCAAAATAGTGAGAAAGgctaaataaaatgaaatagaaaactCTCAGACACTTGgactcaaaaaattaaaaaacttcaaaataccGAAAACTGTTAAACAGGAGGATTCGTTTGTATTTTTTTGCACTGTCGATAAAACACTTACtaaaagaaaaaatagaaaaatacaataaaaattacttaCCTATTTCAAAAATATGTGAGCACATGAAATCAGAGCTCATAAACTGAGTTGTCAAAGTACGCTTTCCAACGGCATCAGCCCCCATTACACATACACGGTAGTATCCTGACGAAGAGGTGGAGGAACAACCACAACAAAGGGAACTGTCCTCTGATGTGTCACTTGATTGTCGTTGACGGTTAAAACCTCGTAGTGAAGACACACTGACATTACTTTCCCGTCTGTCCCCTTCTGTAGCCTTTGGAACTCCTCTTGATGACGTTTTAAAAGAACGTATTCTTTTGCACTGTTTCGTTTTTCTTTCCGAGTCAGAGTCTGGCAATAGCTTATCTGTTGTAATTGGTAAACTATTTCGTCTTCTTTCATCCTCTTTCAGaatatttacttttgatttttttcttgttgtcAAAGGGGAATTCGGTGCTGACTTTGTTTGAATTGGACTCAGGAAACCGTTGACAGAAGCGAATAACGACTCGGGATCCAGTTTATCCTCAAAAACCATATTTTTCATACTGATAACGATCTAACGTTGCTTGTGATCTAATATACCAGTTTAATGTATAACTTGTACTACAGTTACAAATCCAATATTGATTTAGCCTTCAGCAACATTTTATTTATACCAATGTATTGGAAAACCCCTACCCACACACGTGATATTGTTTGTTACCAGGTACTAATCAACATTGTCATGACTCAGTTTAATTCGATACTTATATTTAGATACGTATATTTCAGAATGACGGCAAGATAATCAAAAATGTGAGTTTGAATTGCCATTAATTGATAAAGAAATATATGAGTGAAATACAATGCTTAACTAAGAAACTAGTTTGCAATTTGATTCTTTTCTACATGTATTAccatacattttttaataatattccGTTCTTTTTACACACTCTTTAATTTCGTTAATTTGaatattaacacatttttatatataGACATTAAAAAGCCGATTTTAACTCTTTGTTTACATTTCAAATACACATTAGAAGTGATGCTGTTATACTTATGTCTCGATATCATTGATGAAAAAAGGCGGATGAAAAATCGATGTGATCACATATTAACTATAACAAGATCAAAGTGTTTTAAATTGAATGATTTCAAATATACCAGCACATGTTTCAGGCCCAACACATTCGTTTCCATGTGTTCTCATGACAACAAAATGAAACTAtatatagtacggtgaccagacccaatatttttcagatttaatcgtcaaacatactatatggctatattatatatcattcgattcggaaaaatgagtacttttgaaataacgatgtcgtcaaaaagaaatgtggtaacagttttgcataaaacagggtcaaagatcaaattttgtttttattttttttcttccataattttgaaatttgaagatatatacaACAATTTAGGTAAAATTTCAGATACAGACATTATTTTCAAATCATTAAACAATGAATTATCtcgaaaatgaaacaaaaatgaaataggaAATCGATTTATTCTGGAAATTGGCTTTTTTCAAACACTTGATCTATTATGCAAATATTCTAATAAAGTTACAGTAGTTACCTTACCGGCTGACATTCAACCtcaaatgataaatattattattttaactgAAGCCTGCTATCATGGATGTGTATTTTGCATAAGCTCATTCATGTAATTCATGAAAACTTCAAAGCACCCAATACCACGAAAACAGTTATAATTCAAAATTCCAACCAAAGAGATCCTCACAACAGAATTATGCCAGGAGTATCTTCTGCTTCATCTGTCAAGGAACATGATttgcaatttctatataattctGACCCTTTACAGGAGTAAAGCTCGGGCATGTAGGGTTTTGTTGTGAACAAACACATGACTTTTTTACAGGGACATTTTCCCTTCAATGAAAACACAAGATCCTGCAAGAATTCTGCTGACATATGCCCATTAAAATACACGGGGTGTAACGAATCATTTAAATTTCGCCAACCGTATTGTAAAATTGACGAAATAAGGGGGTTAGCAATGTGTAATGTGCTCCAAAATTTTAGTTTGAAACAAAGTACATAAAACATGCTGTTTCAGTGCTGCCTCACAGGGAGGTAACCTGACTAAACTTGCATCTTTACTGGTGGCAAGCTTGAAGTGCATTGAATAATTACTATGATGGAATGGTTTTAAAGAGATATTTCTGATCATAAAGCTTTGAAATTAACCTCCATGGGCAAGCAAGGGCTTCATCTTTGTCAATATTACCGAAACTCTAAAAAAACACCGAAATAGTCGTGTGTTTCCTTCAAAGTCTTGTAGACAGTTTGTTTACCTACTCTAAACAGAGACAGTTATGTCGCATCCGGTTAGTGCATGATGATCAGGCAATAGTTTACAAATTGGTGGGGAAGACAGACACATAGTTAGTGAATGGGGGAAAATCTTCGCCCATCCTTTACACTGCTAATGTTCCTCACATGCACCCACAACTCGGTCGTATGTGTCATATATTTATAGTAGTAAACGCACAGAACAATCACATCTGTATTAGAGGTCCGTATGATTGTTCTTCCACTATTTCCCATTTCTCTAAACTTGGTGTCAAAGTTTAAAACATCGATTATTGACCTCCTCTTGAGTGCTTAACAAATTGCGACAGCCATTAACAGTGTTGGTATAATTTGACAATTTCGGAATATACAAACGTTCTGGTTATGCAAAGCTCACATCAGATGGAATCATAGGGGATTTGTAAAAGTTTTGTAGTCAGGAATAATCTGATACACTTTGGTGGAAGTTATAGTCTTTGTGCGGCGTTCCCTTTCGACAGACTTTATAGAGTTGTTCA is from Mytilus galloprovincialis chromosome 6, xbMytGall1.hap1.1, whole genome shotgun sequence and encodes:
- the LOC143079306 gene encoding GTP-binding protein Rit2-like: MKNMVFEDKLDPESLFASVNGFLSPIQTKSAPNSPLTTRKKSKVNILKEDERRRNSLPITTDKLLPDSDSERKTKQCKRIRSFKTSSRGVPKATEGDRRESNVSVSSLRGFNRQRQSSDTSEDSSLCCGCSSTSSSGYYRVCVMGADAVGKRTLTTQFMSSDFMCSHIFEIGDVEDNLLTVVIDNEESTLEFVDFSEDKAEEQQIDAYIVVFSVHDKSTFEVAVQYIQYIRNDMDSDRPIIIVANKVDLVRKRQISHEDARKISTKYNCKYIETSATLNVKVDELLVGILKQIKLRLNPDIEKPKVTSSRRDSLLKGSIDMLGKFFHLKHKHKKNSDDVMT